The following is a genomic window from Xyrauchen texanus isolate HMW12.3.18 chromosome 6, RBS_HiC_50CHRs, whole genome shotgun sequence.
AGGGGATGGCGGTGCCAGGGTCCGACACATATAACAAAAGATACGTTACAACAAAAGATCGTCCGCGTATGAAGACAATTTATTCTCCTGCCCTCTCCTTTGTATGCCAGCCATCGCGCTGGATCTGAGAGCAACCGCCAGAGGCTCAATGGCTAATGGGAATAACAGCGGGGAGAGTGGGCAGCCCTGTCTAGTCCCACGACCAAGGGAGAAATACTTAGAATAGTTATTATATGTTCATACACAGGCCATTGGGGACGTGTATAAAAGCTATAAACTGGTCGGGAAAACCAAATCTCCTCAGTGTGAGGAACAAATAAACCACACGACTCTATCAAAAGCCTACTCAGCATCCATGgaaataccgtaatttccggactataagccgcaacttttttccgacgctttgaacctcgcggcttatacaatgacgcggctaatatatggatttttcccgctttcacattttataaaaaaaaaaaaaaaaactttctgtggcgtgctcagttttttggcgtgaagctttcattagaccaatgaaattgccgaacgggttaaggtcaaacaacttttttgtttactgtttatatTAAATCGAGCAGCTCAAACTTCCCattattctgattacggtagtcattttgtcaccctcaccatggcaaagacatggagaaacgcatatgatgctgctttcaagttgaaggcgattgatctggctgttggaaaaggaaatagagctgctgcacgggagcttggtcttaatgagtcgatgataagacgttggaaacagcagcgtgaggaattgactcagtgcaaaaagacaactaaatctgaggctattctgaggctattcaactccgacaccgaaggagatgacttcagtggtttcagtgcacaggacgaggaagatagtgaccaatgactttcttggtaggctactgtttactgcaaatgttttattacaagccgtgtgtttcaagtgccctgcttcacgtgtccttcttgggaaaactgtcacacgggcaccagtgtgacagttttcagcagggcacttgacgttccaggtaaggcttttaatggccacagcaatgtttacaatcaattttataaagtttctcaattcttctatgcaccaacactagactgacgtgtgtcactctctcagctctgtggctgctgccttttatgccgctctccccatgtttactgaaattagacaccggtgttagacataatttagctcagatgtaagcttactgcttttctctccggacggcgcttgaccacgccccgctgccacaccgtgtttcgttaaagcctatttatttttgttacaagccgtgtttcgttaaagcctgtgtaaagttaatttgtttcaatgtaccggtaggcacctgcggcttatagacaggtgcggcttatttatgttcaaaataatatttttttaaaaaatcagtgggtgcggcttatattcaggtgcgctcaatagtccggaaattacggtaactaATTCTGGGACTTCATTCGAAGAAGCATAGAGGATATTCAAGAGGCATCTAATATTGTGAAAAGAGTGTCTATTTTTAATAAACCCTGTCTGGTTTGGTGAAATTATGGTTGGAAGAACCGACTCCAAACGTCTCGCCAGAATCTTAGCCAATAATTTCACATCTGTACAGCCTGGTATAGCAAGGTCAAATGTAACTGCTGCATGATCTGAAATTACAATATTGTTAATAGGGCTGGGACAACACGtcaacgtcatcgatgacgtcgacgcaaaaaatacgtagacgcaaaatatgcgcgttgattcgtcggacccaaaacaaagatggcaaagaaacaacacgagtggctcctcagactatcagaagtgcaaggtggcatgcactcgttcctctaaagtatggaaattctttaatttaaaaggaaacaattccgtgatgtgtcgtctttgcaaaatggagatggccttccattctagcaccacggcaatacaccagcagatgacagagcaccgtaagtttttttttcaactccccactttgcactcgatgttggagtaggctataatacgttgtcgacacctaaagttttcgcttatagctattaataatgcgcttatagctatgaatgtcgtgaaaaatacatagaggacactgacaatgcgctgacagacaggaccaagcaggtaacatttaataaagtcaactttcaaatttgttcattcaaagaaaattaaatcataaataggcctactattttgtggctctttaatgtgtcatgacagattgcctcagttaaagctgctcatgaaccgatcatcttttccttggttaatttatagcatcaaataggctaaacatgaatgtagcctacatcagaaggactgttgttttaaccgcggaaagatatcagtacagtagcctacaatccattattcaaattcaaatccaccgacgttaatcttctctctcgtgactactttgtcggacagaAATGGTGTATtatgattgatcagatcgccagtcaatcaaactcccagcaaatattttttttttttaacattttatacacccccacccccgatgaaaccggtattaccggtgttgtcacaagtcgattaatcgaatcgaaatcgaatcggactgaaaaaattaatcgttagattaatcgatgcatcgaaaaaataaatcgctagattaatagtttaaaaaataatcgtttatcccagccctaattgtTATAAATGCATGAACTGACCAATGAAAGCAGTTTATTATCAACCAGAAAGTAGTCAATATAAGAGAAAGAGCGATGTACGGGAAAAGAGAATTGTTTTGTGTTAGGATTGAAAACAACGCCAAATATCCGAAACGGCATATTGCGCCATAAAAAGCTGAATAATCCTACCAGATTTAGACTGTGCATAAGGCCTAGAGGAGGAACGGTCGAGAAGAGGGTCTAAACGGCAGTTAAAATCCCCACCCAGAATTTGTTGGCTGGAATGCAGATCAGGGAgggaaaacaacatttaaaaaaaaaaacctcgtCATCCCAATTAGGGCCATATATGTTTGCCAAAATCAAGCGAACCCCATTGATCTGTCCTCTAAGAATAATAAAATGTCCATTTGGGTCTGAGATGACCTCAGAAACTGAAAAAGGAACTGATTTATGGATGAGAATAGCTACACCTCGAGACTTACTAGGGAAGCCAGAATTGTAGAGCTGGCCTACCCAGCCCTTTCAAATTTTTAGATGGTCAAAGGGGTAGCAGCATTTGATGCACAAGAATTGCATACTATAAAAGGACGCCAAAAATAAACAAGTCTGCTCAGAGTGAAATAGAATCCAAATGATCCTACTATAGGTTCAGACTctgtataaattacatttatgctccTTTTATGtggcttttggagcttcaaattttggcacccattcacttgcattgtgcaaacctacagagctgaaatattctaaaaatcttaatttctgttctgtggaagaaagtaagtcatacacttctgtgTTGGCATGAGGTTGAAAATCATTAGAGAATTTTTTTGTCGCCAGTTGTAGAAATCAGTATCTGCAAGATGTAATCAAAAGTGTCCTATGTGGGACAGCCACATTAtaagtaataattaaaaatgtcattttgtgaagattttaaacaaaactgaatgCTTTTTTTGCATGTATGAAATGGTTCAGATTCCATATGTATATAACCTCTATGgaattttgtttcttttcttctaGGACGTATATGACATGTCGAACGGTTACGAAGATCACATGGCCAATGAGCTTAAAGACTCCAAAACAAACCTTATCGTCAATTACTTGCCTCAGAATATGAGCCAAGATGAACTGCGGAGTCTCTTCAGCAGCATTGGAGAGGTGGAATCTGCAAAACTTATTCGTGATAAAGTAGCAGGCAAGTATTTATCTGCACACTGATTTCAAATCAAGCAAAAACAAAACTGATTTTATTCTCTGGTATTTTTCCATTCATGGTTAATAGATATTAGGGATGCTTAATTATTCTACAGGGTTTTAAAGTAGTTTTTTCTGGAAACTGTGAGGTGATgtaaatttagtttttaaaagGTTTACACCttaatgcaaaaagaaaaaacctTTATGGGGAGTCGCCCTGTTTATACAGAGTTTTGTTATCATTAGTTATGTTTTACTACCTTTATTTGTGTTGTCTGacaacttatttttatttttctcagaCCTTTCCCCACATGTGAAATCATTATGGATGGATTTATTTGTTTGGAGGCAATATTCTTTCCTAAAGTTTAACATTTGATAATGCgatgtttttttccttttgtatTTGGAAcgtttcaactttttttttttttgttttgttttgttttattgttttcctttttttttttttttctctaggcCACAGTTTAGGGTACGGATTTGTTAACTATCTTAACCCTAGTGATGCAGAAAGAGCTATCAGTACTCTCAATGGACTGAGACTACAGTCTAAAACTATCAAGGTAATGTGACAAAAGGTGCTCCTCTGTAAAGTTAAATTGTGTCATTGCTTCAGTCAGACCTCAGTTTCATTCAAGGTAGTGAGACCAAGGCAGTGAGAGCATTGTAAAACCTGTTTGAAGGAATTCTGAGTAGATTTGCTTGGAAATCTGTTTGGTCGTGGCCTTTTCTGGCTTATACAAAATTGCAGATTTATGCGTTTTTAAGgatttattttattctctgtggagtttaaaataatgtataaattcTCTAGAGGATTTTCTTTTTAGTTTGGTTATGAAATTTGACAGGGTACCACTTTTCTAGTTGTAAGGAAATAAGCCATGGTTAGTGAATGAAATGGTTTCTCCATTTAAAAACTCTAACTTAAAACATggattttagttttttagtttatCTTTCAAATTAACATATTGCAAATTTTATTCAATTATTTGTTTACCCTCAGGGGAGGTAGTCCTTCATACATTTATCTTTTAACTTTGGTCTTCCTGACAGGTGTCATATGCCAGGCCAAGCTCTGACACCATAAAGGATGCCAACCTCTACATCAGTGGGCTGCCTAAAACAATGACACAGAAGGACGTAGAAGACATGTTTGCACATTATGGCAAAATAATCAACTCCCGTGTGCTTGTCGATCAAGCCTCAGGTTGGTAGATGAGTCAAGTTTTTACATCAGATGTAATGTTCTGTAGGCTTGCATGCGTTTTAAGCTAACTATTTGTGATTTGTCACATTGCAGGACTATCTCGTGGGGTAGCCTTCATTCGCTATGACAAGAGAGCAGAGGCAGAGGATGCGATTAAGGACTTGAATGGGCAGAAGCCACCAGGTGCTTCCGAGCCCATCACTGTAAAATTCGCTGACAACCCCAACCAAGCTAAAAACACACAAGTTATTTCCCAGATTTACCACACACCGTCTCGCCGCTTTGGGGGGCCAGTCCACCACCAGGCCCAGAGATTCAGGTATCAATCTGAATGTTGAAAAAAAAGGGTTTATCCATTTAACTAACTGCATAACACGTAGCTCTTTATTTGACATCACTCTCAGGCATACACAAATGTATGTTTTGGTGAATCATATTAATGCAT
Proteins encoded in this region:
- the LOC127645015 gene encoding ELAV-like protein 1; its protein translation is MSNGYEDHMANELKDSKTNLIVNYLPQNMSQDELRSLFSSIGEVESAKLIRDKVAGHSLGYGFVNYLNPSDAERAISTLNGLRLQSKTIKVSYARPSSDTIKDANLYISGLPKTMTQKDVEDMFAHYGKIINSRVLVDQASGLSRGVAFIRYDKRAEAEDAIKDLNGQKPPGASEPITVKFADNPNQAKNTQVISQIYHTPSRRFGGPVHHQAQRFRFSPMSVDHMSSMSGVNMPGNSSSGWCIFIYNLGQDADEGILWQMFGPFGAVTNVKVIRDFNTNKCKGFGFVTMPNYEEAAMAIASLNGYRLGDKILQVSFKTSKSHK